GTCTTCATGTTTCAGTTATTCTCAACAAATTCCATTGACTACACTCGCTTCCCATGGTACTACTGCTTCATCATGAACCCACAATCCATCTTCTCTTCCAATCTTCAGGTAACCCCAttgaaaaatatttctttttttcttgctCCTTTATAGTAAATAGTTCCTAGTaattttatgttgtttttcattgGTGACAATTTGGAAAAATAGTTTTTACATTGTGGATTTATTGCTATTTGAAAACTCTACTAACATGttttgaaaaaatgaatttttggaTCTCTTTTATCATATGGTGTTATTGCATGTTTTTTTCCTCTTGTTTTGTGTATGTAAGATATAAAGTGCTTgaaataaaaattggagttaatactcaaattggTCCCTGAAATTTGACCTCTGACTCAGTTTAGCCCTTAAAGTTTCAATTGACTCTAAATGTACCCTGAAATTTTGCCTTGAGCCTCAATTTGGCCCTTCTGGCGATTTCCGTCACCGGAGAGCTAACCTGGCAAATTTAAATGACACCTGGTAGTCTCAAAACGACGCCATTTTACTATTGGCGCCAAAATTGTTAGAAACGATGTCGTATCCCTTAGGAAGGGGTTAAATGAAAATCTAAACACTAACCACTCCAAAGGTGAGACTGAGTTGACCCTTTctcttcttccacttcctctcgtTTTCCTTCCCGTCAGAGAAGCACCATGGATGTCACAGTAATGGATCTTTGAAgcttttcttacttctttcttcccCATTGTGAAGATTAATTATCTGGGAGTCATCTTTTGAAAAACAGGTTAGTAACAAAATTGATGCTCTCAACTATCGTGCTCTGTTTTTATGAAAATGTTGGTTGTgtggtgttttttatttttttcaccctACTTGATCAGTGAAACTTTGGGAGAATGTGGTTGATTATGATTGTTGATGATGATAGAATTTCTGTATGTTAgggtttaatttttttgcatatGTGTGACTGTGATCAACCGAAGCGTTCAATCCTTTATCCGTTTGAGCAGTCTTTAATTCTTCATATTCCattttaaaataacaattataCTCCTTCATATcccattttaatttaattgttgaTTGGATAATTtcttgtaaaaataaaatattttctgtaCTGAACATTGTATGCATCAATGACCACCATGAATGTTTAAGTGATAATCATTAACTGAGGATTTTGTATTTTGGCCGGTCATTGCAGTGTATTTAACTTTTGATTATTGTTTCGTTAATAGAGTTTATGCTAATTTTTTCATTATGTTCGTCTTGTTCTAGATATTCTTTTTTTCCCTTATCCTGGCATAGTTTTCTACGGATCCTTATCACATTAAAAAAGGAGCTTGTTTCCATATTTTCATCTAATGTAGCAGAACACATAAATTGCTAATATAGGACGATTCTTAAAACATTTGTACAATACATGGACTTAATTAGAAATGTTTAAGCTGCAAgtatctaattgaaaattttgatttaagaACTTGATTACGAACTTTTAAACCatagaaaattaattgaaatttagtaaaactatacAAATTTCTAGAATAATTATACCTTTTCCATTTCTGTGATTCTAAATACCATTCTTTTTAGCTTTATGATGATTATGCTATGTTAAGTATCAATAGTCTAACATATTAGACTAATTCTAATGCATACTATTTTGTACAACAGGTTTTAGGATCAATTTCCCCCCTAGGGGATTATTTTGCAATAAATCTAGCAACTGTTCCTACTTGTAGAGTGAACGAGTGATCATAAGAGGCAGGCTCTCATAAAACTCGAGTGGTTCTTCCACTTACACAATCTGATCTGAAATTGGGTTTCagtttttacataaaaatttcTAGAAAGATGTGAGTACATATAATATTTCAAGCACTGTTGTATAATTGAGTCTGAATTTCATTGGAGATTACCTAGTTATTATAAATCCTCCTTCAAACCGTAATTTCTTTTTGTAATATGTTATGCTTTATATGCAATCATTCAATGCAGCAAAAGAACATTTCCTTTATTTAAGTTATGTTGGTACTTAATGGATCCGCTGTCAATGTCATTTTGTTACCATTGAAGAATTTGATGTAAATGAATTTTATGTAAATTATTGAAGCTGATAGAAGGCCCGATGGAGTTTTGCAATTAATATTATTCAACCAAAGTCAATTATTCTATTCAGCTTAAACTCCTATATGCATgtgaaaaactcttttttttgtatCCTTGGCATTAAGTAGTGATTTTGACACATTACCATGTAATATAACATTATCAATACGTATGTTCTCTAACATCATTTCAGTACTATTCTCCATTaccatttcttctttttattttattttattttatcatgatGATTATCTTCTCCTAGTAGGTGCTTCATTAATATTAGTTGACTTCAACTCTTTACATATCAATTTGTTAAATGGAAGAATGTGCTCTTTtggtaaaaaatatttgaagaagtTTGAGTAAATGGGGATTATACCGTATCTTTAACTTTTCTTCTTAATGTTCTAATTTGAATAGTTTCTCCCATTAATCACTTATGATCACTTTTAGTATTCCCTTTAAACGGAAcaattatatatgtaattatattcAAATTTTGTTGATTTTACTTGCTTTATTCTTTCATGTTTCATGATTAAGGATTGCATGATACAAATTGAAATTAGTGTTGTTGTCAATTTATTGAAGTTAGTGTTATTTTTAACCATTGTCTCCTAACTCTTATTTATAGATGGATGAACGTATAACAATTGTGTATCATCATGGAGGCAATTTTGTCACCAAATCAAATAGCAGTTTAGTGTATGACAATGATCACACTGATGAGTTGACTGGGCTGGATGAAGACATATTAGATGTATTTTCATTGAGAGACTACTACAAGGTCCTAGGTTATGATAACATGGTTGAGTGTTGGTGGCTTGTTCCTAGTAGATCTATGAAGAGTGGACTGCGAGCACTAAGTCATGACAAAGAGCTAGTAGAGATGTGCTTCTATGCAAAGAACAATGGGGGAACAATTCACATATACTATGAGCATGGAGTTTCCCAACCCATGGTAGAGGAAGAAGCACCTGAATTGAGAGAGCTAACACCCAATGTCACTGGTGTAGAAAACGTTGTCGAAGGGACCATACCTAGCCCAAAGAATAATACACCAGCCAGTCCATCCTATAACAAATCACCCATCAACATCATAAGTGAAGGCCCTTCCAACGCATCATCCAAGTCCCAACCTGCATCTACTTTCACCCCCATGTTGAAGGAGATACCAGCACCTAAACCCACACCTAAGCCCAGGCCAGCAACTAAGGAGAAACCTCAGCCTACACCTAAGCCCAAACCTGCACCTAAGGAGACACCTAAGCCCATACCCAAACCAGGGTCTAAGCCCAAGTCCACATCCAAACCAACACCTAAACCCAATCCCACATCAAATACAATTAAGTCCGCACCCAGGTCCAGGCCCAAACCCAATCCAACACCCAAATCAGCATCCAAGCCCAATCCAACACCCAAATCAGCCCATAAATCTAAAGCCACTTCATCCAAATCAACTCATACTGCAACAAGATCCTCTGCTAGACTAAAAGGAAGAGTAGTGGGACAAAAACTAAATACTGGCAGCAAGAAAACCTATGTAAGCCTCGATGACAGCAATGGCAGTGACAGTGACTCACAAGATTCGTACGAATCTGTAGATGACAGCCTATACAAGCCTGGAGCACAAGATAGTTCTACTTTATCAGATATTAAATGTGGTCTTTTAGCAGCTAGGTTGAGGGAATTTAAGTTGAAGCATGCTCCAGGTGCTGCCTGGAAGAAGGGCAAGGAGAAAATAGTAGAGGAAGATGACGGTCTGGTTGTGGATAACTCTGATGAAGAAGTAGATTGGGTGCAAGTACTGGTAACAGAGAAAACAACCAAGAATCATATGATGCATATGATCCGATTCACGATGATTCTGATGGAAACGACTCTTGGAAGTCTGAAGAATTGAAAACCCTCCAAACTCAGATGAGGAGtggagtgatgatgatgatgctgatgatGTGCACCCAATCTTCTTCGAGGGTGGCCGATTTGGTGAACTAAAGCTACAAGTTGGAATGAAGTTCAGTATCAAGAATGAATTTATGGATGCTGTGAGAGAATTCACCATTCAAGAAGGTAGGGAGATTAAATTTAGAAGGAATGAGAGCTACAGAGTCAGAGCTATTTGCAAGTGGCCAATGGGAGAAGATGAGGATATGGTTAGATGTCCATGGGTTGCTTATGCATCCAGGGATTCTGATGAGACATGCTGGCGAATAAAAACATTTAAGAATGAACACATATGTCCTAGGATGAGCAAAAATAGAGCAGCCAATAGGAGATGGCTTGCTGGCAAGTTGGTAAAGAAATTGAGGAGGTACCCGAGCTTAAAGCACAGTGAAGCTAAATCATATTTCAGGAGAATGTGTGACCTAGACCTAAACAAATCATCACTAACCAGAGCTTTAATGGACGCAAGAAATATTGTTTACGGTGATGCAGCTGCCCAGTACGGTTTGGTTAGAGATTATGCAGAAACTCTACTTAAGAGTAATCCTGGTTCAAAAGTAAAGATTGGTACATATCTACAAGGGGATGATTCtatatttgaaaaaatatatgtatGCCTGGATGGATGTAAGAAGGGTTTTAAGGCTGGCTGCCGCCCACTTATCGGACTTGACGGAGCCTTCTTGAAGACTCGATTTGGGGGACAAATATTCTCAGCAGTGGCTCAGGATGCCAACAACCATATATATCCAATTGCGTGGGCAATTGTTGATGTTGACAATAAAGAGAATTGGAGGTGGTTTTTGGACCTGCTGCTTGATGACTTGGGTGACTACATGGCTAACAAATGGGCTTTTATGTCAGACATACAAAAGGTAAATGAGTAAATATATTTGGTGAATCAAGTCATACTTACTGTGAGGACTAATATTAGTAAGATTtattttcataatcaattcatACTTGCTGTGAGGACTGTGATTAGTAAATGTATTTGCATAATCAATTTATACTTGCTGTGAGGACTGTGATTAGTAAGATTTATTTGCATAATCATTTCATACTTGCTGTGAGGACTGTGATTAGTAAATGCATTTGTATAATCAATTCATACTTGCTGTGAGGACTGTGATTAATAAATGTATTGCATAATCAATTCATACTTGTTCTGAAGACTGTGATTAGTAAATGAATTCATTGCGAGGGCTAGTTTGAAGTCACTTAATATATTTTGGGGGGTTCATTTGAGGTCACTTAAAATATTTTGGGGGTCTGTTTGAGGCACGATAATTGAATTTTCATGTGTTGCTGGTCCAGGGTTTGGCTTCAGCAGTAAAGGAGCTTATGCCCAATGTACACCATCGATTCTGTGTCTGGCATCTATGGAAGAATTTTAACAAACAATGGAAAGAGCAGGAATACAGAAGACTATTATGGGAGTGTGCTAGGGAAACAACTCGCCATGGTTTTGATCAGAAGATGGATAGGTTAAATAGACTCAACGAGGGAGCTTGGGCATATTTGGATAAGTGGCCTAAAGAAGCATGGACTAGGGCATATTTCCGACACGATCAAAAAATTGATAACATTTGTAACAATGCCTGCGAGGTTTTTAACTCGAGGATCAAGGAATACAGAGCTAAGCCTATAATCACCTTGTTAGAGGAGGTTCAGATGTTTGCGATGCGGTCCATTGCAAAAAACAAGGTCAAGTTATCCCACCATGTTGGTAAGCTCGCACCAATCAAACATAGTAGATTGCAGAAAATCCGGAAAGAATCTCAAAAATGGACACCAATCAGGAGTGGAGATGAAGATTATCAAAGATTTGAGATCCATGGTTGGCCTACCAACATGGCTGTTGACTTGGGAAAGAGCATATGCACTTGTAGGTTTTGGCAAATAACAGGTACTGAGGTAGCCAATAATTGCTTAAACATAGTTTGGATTAGATAGTGAGTGGTTTGTATTCATTTAATTAAACATAGTTTAGATTAGATAGTGACTACTTTGTATTCATTTAGGTGTTCTGATTTGTTTCACTATGTTTTATGTCTCTAGTGATTAGTCTCTATTTAAATAGATTGTTGGATACTGTTTCATAACATCTGTCCTTGTAGGAATGCCGTGTGTCCATGCATGTGCAGCCATCTCCAAGATAAATCGAAATCCTGAGGATTTTTGTCATCATTGGCTGACCATGGAAGTTTATAGAGATACCTACAAGCACTCTCTCAATCCAATACCCGGACAAGATCTTTGGGAGAGAAGTGAACAAAATAGGCCTCATGCACCTAAAATGAAGCGACAGCCAGGGCCAATAACCCAAAAAAGATGGAAGGATTCTGACGAAGAGTCATCTAGTGTTAAGAAGTCAAAAACTGAAACCAAGTTGAAGAGGAAATACAAAGAATTCACATGTACTTACTGTGGTACGAGAAGGCATACAAAGAGGAGTTGCGCTCATAGGAAAGCTGATGACCTTGCTAGTGCCCTTGTTAATGCAGCAGCGGCtgttgttgcaaaagaaaaaggttCTAAGGCTGGAGAGGGTACAGATCCAGCAAACACTGCTACTACTAACACCCAAGCTGCTGAGATTAATGAAAATGCTTCATTAGCACCACGTCAAGCTATTGCTGATGCAAATGCTTCAGAGATTGTACTCATCCAACCCACTTACTCACAGCCAGAAAATTAGGAACATGTAGTGTTTAGTTTCTAATATTTGATTAACTGTTAAGTGGTTTATATTGATTTATAATACACAAGTAAATGTTGGGTAGATCTAACTGATTGATACTATTTGATAACAAATTGAttggttttttttgggttgtaTTGGTCACTATTTCTGTTCACAATTTTACTAGGTTCCTCCATCAGACCCACCTCTACCTCCACAATAGGTGACAATGCCTCAAAAGTTGCAATCTAAGAGGAAAACAACTTTCAATGTGGACCTAATGCAAGGAGCAAGTTCTGGGACAGCTGCACGCTTGGCAGAGTTTATGACATTCGTCCCCACCCCAGGCTTCAAACCACCAACAACAAAATAGAAACCGCTTTGCAATGTTGACTAGAAGTTGTGTAGAACATATTTTGTAGAGAGCATTTGATCAAACTATGctcttttgatattttgttaGTATGTTATGTAAAGTAATCTGTTTTGGTTTAGGATATTTGAAACTATGTTATCTAGGGTATCTAATGTATGATACAGATACTGCTGTTGCTAATGCTGTGATATTGACAATGATTAATGACTAtgaattaattaatgaattactTATTTCTGGGTCTTAGGTCAAGTGCAAAAACCACACAAGGTTCTATTAGATTTTCTTTTGTCATAACATCTCATCTATTTATATCTTTTTCACAAATGAACTATACACTTAAATTTATTCACTAATGGAAGTGCATACTACATATATAGTTATTAGAGCCAGCTCCTGATCTTGTCTTCATATACAGACTCATAGCAGCTTCATATATAATCTCAGTTTTAAAGAATTTTACAGGATATATCATTAGCAAAGAGAACATAAAATTCCATTTCTATTTTCTCATTAAATACATAACAATGCTTCATTCAAATAACTGATATACAATTACATATATTTGATCACACCTAATCCACAAGCTACAATCACAattccaaaaataataacaaacacaGACAACATAATATTCCACATTTTTAATATTCTAATTTTAGCTTCAACTGCACTAATTTTCCATCCCATAGATATTTTCCAATGGTCTTCACTAACTGAACTTTCATTTCTGCCAActatggcttcttcttcttcaacatctgccCATTTAAAAAAGCCACACCATCTCTTACCGGTAGTCTACAatacaaaaaatccaaaaaaaattgagaggaagaACAGCTACAAAATCAACAAGCATTTGAGAAATAAGACACACAATTAACTTGCAATAATTCAACCAACTTACATTATAGTTAGAGCATCCATAGAATGGTCTTTCTGGATTGGAATCCATTCCAGACCACCGAAGAATAGGACGTAACCCACAACCGCACCAATGCGGAACCTTCCCACCTCCGTCACCGTGTGCGTTCTTCACCCAGCCACTATGCGAATAGGCTCTACAAGAACTACCTGAGCTTTGACTGCTGCTTCGCAACATTCTTCTCACCTCTTTGAGACACTCTTCGATTTGGGGAAATTGGAAGTTCTAGgtattatttgaaatttttaggGGTTAAATTGAAGCCTTCAAACATTTTGCCATGTCATCTAACTGCTAGGGTGCCAAGTGTCTACCAAATTTTCCAGGTCAGCTCTCTGGTGACGGAAAATGCCGGAAGGGCCAAATTGAGGCTCGAGGCAAAATTTCAGGGTACAATTAGAGTCAATTGAAACCTTGAGGGCTAAATTGATGCAGAGGTCAAATTTCAGGGGccaatttgagtattaactcataAAAATTGCTTTAGGATCTCAAAGTATCTATGGAGAAAGATGCTTTGTTATTTCAGTTTTTGTTctgttgaaaaaattaaaaaaataatttggtgAACTGCTTTGATTTGTGTATCGGGGATGAAATTGTAATTTTATCATCTTATTAAAATGTTTCACATGTTGCAATTGATCTTATAATACGAGCACTTGCCCGCCTGAAATATCCAATGAACATATTGATCTTCTTCAGTAGCAACCATGTTTTCCCATAGCTTTCTTCCTTTATTAAGGACTGGACAAATTGATTGAATTTAGATGGGAATGGGGAAAAGCTGAAAAGGACATGCAAAACAAAATACTCCGCACAGGTCATCATAAGATCCCTTTAAATGTAGATTCACTTTAGATGGACTAAAATTATATGCTAGTGGAAATGAATACATGATTCCTTTATTTCATCTGTTTCCTTATACACTTGTTTTAGTGCCATCCATTTTGTACTTGAGATGAATTTTACAGTTCTACATAATTAGCATATTAcgcatattttctttcttttactttattaaGTAGGATGcatatctttttttcttcttccattgCATTGTAATTTTTTGGAATTCTGACTACTTTTAATGCATTCTTTTACATTGACGTTTTCCTAATAATTGTCgaattactttatttttttgtcaaGGTTCAGAAAAATGCCAAGGAGACCTCGGTACAGTATTATGAGTGCAGTTGGAATTGATGCCGATATTGATGCCCAAACTCAGGTTAGTTTGGTGAGTGATCTTTGTGAACGTTGGTTACATAAGTTTATGTTAAAACTATGTAGAAATTATTTCCTAAACGAGCCATTTTGTAACAAATGGAAACTTAGTAGTTTCTGTACTTAATTTTAATcctcaataattttttttcttcaatacTTTCCTAAATGATTTCATTTTGCCCTAAGGATGGAACAACGTCTAGGGGAGTTAATATATCAAGTGAGCAACCAAGTGATAGAGCTCATCCATTTCCGTCTTCTACAAATAATGCTTGAACATCTTGTATTAATACTGGATCATTTCGTCCTTTGCATAGTAAAGGACAGCTGGCTTCGTCAAGCCATAGTTGTGACCCTCAAGCTCCCACAACACGCAAAGAGCCTCGGCATCGCAATTAAGTTACCGATATATGTTCGAAGGATGAAGATTACGACCCAAAGGCGCATAAGGTTGAGTCATTCAATGACCATGTTGATGACTTATTTGCCGCACATGAAGCTGAAGGTCGCAACAATGTCTTTAGCTGCAAGGATCTGTTAATGTCATTGGTATAATCTTTTTCTCCTATCTTGAATACTTTCAGAGCTGATTGATTTGGgtgttttcatttttatttttgatgaaaataaaaataaggtatgaaaatattattgattaaatatttgaaaataaaaacatttaaaaaaatagaacaaagTTAAAAGCGCTATTTCTATGCTTTCAGTATTTTTAGTTTTAACTTTTGAAAATGTTTTCAACCCAAAATACGGTATTTTAGTTTTAGGATAATCATTTGAACATCTCATAATCctttttatacattttttctcTTGTCATCTGCACCCAATGTACTTCCACGATAGTTTTTTCTCCCTTATCTACACGTTTTGTTGTCACGGTATCTATTATCTACCTTCTTAGAAATGAATATTCTTTTTACAATACCAATCATGTTTTCTAAAAAATGAAAAGTTGAAAATACAAATCATTCTCTAAAcatgaaaatagaaaatgaaaatagaaatatttttgtaAACCAATCATCCCCTTAgatttttatttcttgtattctaTTTCTGTGATACGTAATGATAAttgcaaaaaaattttttcttagaGGACGGCATGACAAAAGGAACACGACTGAGCATCAGGGAGGCTATAGCTCTACCTCTTGGTGAAAAGATTATATTCCAATTTATTAGAGAATTGTAACCAGTTGATCAGGCAACTGGATTATTAAGTTTGTTTTTGGGGTGCTTGGGAGCTGATTTCATTTATGAAGAAAGTTGGAGGACAATGAATGGTTATCTAGGAACTTGCGTATAACATGgttaatgcataaatttttagttttttttagtgtaaggcaatttaattataaatattttttgtgaaaACTCCCTATTGGGTACTTTATACAACTgattgaattttcaaaatttttattcacATGTTCAAATTTGATTAACAATTTATTTTGATTAAcctttgatgagcagataatttataccttttttgacactgtttttaggtagtttttaatatgttttagttactttttagtatatttttattagtttttatgaaaaaaatcacatttttggactttactataagttcgtgtgtttttctctgatttcaggtattttctggctgaaattgagggacctgagcaaaaatctgattcagaggctaagaaaggactgaagatgctgttggattctgacttccctgcactcgaagtgaattttctggagttacagaagcccaattggtgcactctcaattgtgttggaaagtaggcatcttggtctttccagcaatggataatagtccatactttgcccgagatttgatggcccaaactggcatccaaacgcccaccagagacccttttctagcgtaaaatgccagaactggcaccaaagctggagttaaacgcccaaactggcaccaaaactggtgtttaaactccaagaagagcctatgcacgtgaaagcttcaatgcttagcccaaacacacaccaagtgggcgtcgaaagtggatttctgcactatctacacttagttactcattttctgtaaacctagtttactagtttattataaatagcactctttactattgtattcatatctttagatcattttttgagactatctttggatcacttttgatctcttgatcacgttttgggggctggccattcggccatgcctggaccttcatcacttatgtattttcatcggtggagtttttacacctcatagattaaggtgtggagctctgctgttcctcatgaattaatgcaaagtattattattttttattcaattcacgcttattcttgttctaagacattcattcgtacttcaatctaatggatgtgatgatccgtgacactcatcatcatcctcccttgtgaacgcgtgcctgacaaccacctccgttctatatacaagagcttgagtgtgtatcacatggcctcctggttcacgacgcatggttgcctctcctgacaacagagccttccattccgtgagatcagagtcttcgtggtataagctagaatcaattggcagcattcttgagatccaaaaagtctaaaccttgtctgtggtattccgtgtaggatctgggataggatgactgtgatgagcttcaaactcgtgactatTAGGCGctatgacagtgtgcaaaaggatcaatagatcttattctaacacgatcgagaaccgacagctgattagccatgcgggaaaccgtagcggacatgttttcactgagaggacagatggtagccattaacaacggtgatccaccaacatacagcttgccatggaagggagtacgcatgattggatgaggacaataggaaaccagaggttcagagggaacaaagcatctccatacgcttatctgaaattatcaccaatgaattgcataagtatctctatcctattttatgttttatttctcttttaattattaaaccctcataatcatttgaatctgcctgactgagatttacaagatgaccatagcttgcttcaagccgacaatctccgtgggatcgacccttactcacgtaaggtattacttggacgacccagtgcacttgctg
The sequence above is drawn from the Arachis hypogaea cultivar Tifrunner chromosome 4, arahy.Tifrunner.gnm2.J5K5, whole genome shotgun sequence genome and encodes:
- the LOC112795007 gene encoding uncharacterized protein; protein product: MKFSIKNEFMDAVREFTIQEGREIKFRRNESYRVRAICKWPMGEDEDMVRCPWVAYASRDSDETCWRIKTFKNEHICPRMSKNRAANRRWLAGKLVKKLRRYPSLKHSEAKSYFRRMCDLDLNKSSLTRALMDARNIVYGDAAAQYGLVRDYAETLLKSNPGSKVKIGTYLQGDDSIFEKIYVCLDGCKKGFKAGCRPLIGLDGAFLKTRFGGQIFSAVAQDANNHIYPIAWAIVDVDNKENWRWFLDLLLDDLGDYMANKWAFMSDIQKGLASAVKELMPNVHHRFCVWHLWKNFNKQWKEQEYRRLLWECARETTRHGFDQKMDRLNRLNEGAWAYLDKWPKEAWTRAYFRHDQKIDNICNNACEVFNSRIKEYRAKPIITLLEEVQMFAMRSIAKNKVKLSHHVGKLAPIKHSRLQKIRKESQKWTPIRSGDEDYQRFEIHGWPTNMAVDLGKSICTCRFWQITGMPCVHACAAISKINRNPEDFCHHWLTMEVYRDTYKHSLNPIPGQDLWERSEQNRPHAPKMKRQPGPITQKRWKDSDEESSSVKKSKTETKLKRKYKEFTCTYCGTRRHTKRSCAHRKADDLASALVNAAAAVVAKEKGSKAGEGTDPANTATTNTQAAEINENASLAPRQAIADANASEIVLIQPTYSQPEN